A region from the Dendropsophus ebraccatus isolate aDenEbr1 chromosome 1, aDenEbr1.pat, whole genome shotgun sequence genome encodes:
- the LOC138792263 gene encoding serine-rich adhesin for platelets-like isoform X2 has product MSDSGCQSSLQSVSRLGRSDMEKDLDCGSEISVQRVSKNPDSTASPGLIDEKLPSMLHEGHLSSSDSYTASGHLSISDTSFFADPTVRRKSSELNSVEISLNSSDKYFSTPMPSRERVRKKLTPVMEVDFESNMSEESKNLEKVSTTDMLDGDSYCADVLPHESPTQTPLYRSFFAAECQEIAKQIEGKKTDARQSPGKRKSEELDVSTIDAEPPPYDCTPMKSMLASEVAKMFCSMESSPDKEGLSQFGESLLDLEKTDMQIPEFNLPEFGIDNTRRYSACSPLQRSLISGNLYSIQAKRQKTEPLEKIDWGVSVNQGNKMSPLPHVGCLTPETPIEKSLYVCTTGKAITASLTNNDVHTELSNVIVGLTSLIQDTAEAPLAPVSTATSVRPVLEGTPVTRLKNLFQAAEQKLCTNTTQDIVLNYEELPPADTTHEIELSHTRRNSTSIHEVPHAFNTTQDVPVGQEKVNVVNTKRLTEIVGMGSGGTRQDIAPVHADSVFGNTTRDIAQVHDDAVSSNTTQDIALLSSNNTQVIDVAPLSGNTTQDIAPLSSNNTQVIDVATQSGNTTQDIAPQSGNTTQDIAPVHGNAISGNTTQDIAPPSGNTTQDIAPPSGNTTQDIAPQSGNTTHDITPLHEVGVAANTTQMIEVDLQIPVNTTQNVLSMHESKAANTPCKLDAELHNAMQNIASIPGTPLTVGTPINESVPQASTDSAPGTMATPDGITTSCSQDISVKQKSSMDVRPEDEATHTLHTDAVPGPVCNADPSHDEIMPAIHNHLLKDVTQTSLNVSAPHSMNLAAATTTEPNAEISVSNSGSAINAENKENLMFDNQKSVSKLDPEQETLVVNDLKDSPPVEPKAQTSHPDLSCITPDSSTLVSLPAQAQCNVTEGHEKSSDCRTGVGSSQKIVDTCKESRDRPLLSESCSLIQEEESAHDVSVFSVGSLSFITSTPVPGLNNFQFQNNCRESVQQDPNVSLILDDSSTKVLGDQRMIPQQKAHDAHRVDYKDQGKQETSCGSFLPPSMQRSMAPPSEAATKQMPSTSGIPSARRSLALYQHKSQNPARGLAFSKIAPRSGIPGRGMIHPPLARQSLPRATLGNPKQAMEGTGGSGITNKLSQSRLITPKAGAVAVKAKSVTHSQLPAAPSIKPPSRMAPPTTGRLSIGVHNAAANLHEAPRADTVSAVRPPISGLRAGPPRPGASSGRPPLQQLQKASLKLKSQVQGPVTKKTQRELPTLRSQKESSQRAESRSSTKQATFPLDSTEQAAAFQEVMTESNHEKSRHPEMSSCCQLGKAYEDFKRHYELAKSENETCRDVEICNCAQLLKMYEDFRRLFGQVDLSYTADT; this is encoded by the exons GAAGAAGCTCACCCCTGTTATGGAAGTAGACTTTGAATCCAATATGTCAGAGGAATCGAAAAATCTAGAGAAAGTGTCCACAACCGATATGCTTGACGGGGACTCGTACTGTGCCGATGTCTTACCCCATGAAAGTCCCACACAGACTCCATTATATAGGAGCTTCTTTGCCGCTGAGTGCCAAGAAATAGCTAAGCAGATAGAAGGCAAAAAAACAGATGCTAGACAGTCTCCGGGCAAGCGGAAATCTGAGGAATTAGATGTTTCTACCATTGATGCTGAGCCTCCTCCGTATGACTGTACGCCAATGAAGTCCATGCTAGCAAGTGAAGTGGCCAAAATGTTCTGCTCGATGGAATCTAGCCCCGATAAGGAAGGCCTGTCACAGTTTGGGGAGAGTCTTTTGGATCTTGAAAAGACTGATATGCAAATTCCTGAATTTAACTTGCCTGAGTTTGGCATTGACAATACCAGGAGGTATTCTGCCTGCAGCCCTTTACAGCGTTCTCTCATAAGTGGTAATTTATACTCCATCCAGGCAAAGAGGCAGAAGACAGAACCTCTTGAGAAGATCGACTGGGGTGTAAGTGTTAACCAAGGGAATAAAATGTCTCCTTTGCCACATGTAGGCTGTTTAACACCAGAAACTCCCATTGAGAAGTCTTTGTATGTCTGCACCACTGGCAAAGCGATAACTGCGAGTCTTACCAACAATGACGTCCATACGGAACTCTCCAACGTTATAGTAGGACTGACTTCATTGATACAAGATACAGCTGAAGCCCCTTTAGCTCCTGTCAGTACTGCTACGAGTGTTAGGCCTGTACTTGAAGGAACTCCTGTTACACGCCTTAAGAATTTATTCCAGGCAGCTGAACAAAAGCTGTGCACCAATACCACACAAGACATTGTATTAAACTATGAGGAGCTGCCCCCTGCCGATACCACTCATGAGATTGAGCTGAGTCATACTAGACGGAATAGCACGTCAATACATGAAGTGCCACATGCCTTTAATACAACACAAGATGTACCAGTCGGTCAAGAGAAGGTCAATGTAGTTAATACTAAGCGGCTGACTGAAATAGTGGGGATGGGCTCTGGTGGTACTAGACAAGACATTGCACCAGTGCATGCTGACTCTGTTTTTGGCAATACTACACGGGACATTGCACAAGTGCATGATGACGCTGTGTCTAGCAATACTACGCAGGACATTGCACTACTGTCTAGCAATAATACACAGGTAATTGATGTTGCACCACTGTCTGGCAATACTACACAGGACATTGCACCACTGTCTAGCAATAATACACAGGTAATTGATGTTGCAACACAGTCTGGCAATACTACACAGGACATTGCACCACAGTCTGGCAATACTACACAGGACATTGCACCAGTGCATGGTAATGCTATTTCTGGCAATACTACGCAGGATATTGCACCACCGTCTGGCAATACTACGCAGGATATTGCACCACCGTCTGGCAATACTACGCAGGACATTGCACCACAGTCTGGCAATACTACTCATGACATTACACCATTGCATGAGGTGGGTGTTGCAGCCAACACAACACAGATGATCGAAGTGGATTTGCAGATTCCTGTGAATACCACACAAAACGTTCTATCCATGCATGAGAGCAAAGCTGCCAATACACCATGTAAACTGGACGCGGAGCTGCACAATGCCATGCAGAACATTGCATCGATACCTGGCACACCTTTAACAGTCGGTACTCCCATCAACGAGAGTGTTCCCCAAGCCTCAACGGATAGCGCACCAGGAACTATGGCAACTCCTGATGGGATTACAACTAGTTGCTCTCAAGATATTAGTGTAAAGCAAAAGTCTTCAATGGATGTGCGACCAGAAGATGAAGCAACCCATACTCTCCATACCGATGCCGTTCCAGGACCAGTCTGTAATGCCGACCCTTCACATGATGAGATAATGCCAGCTATTCACAATCATTTATTGAAAGACGTGACCCAGACTTCCTTAAATGTATCGGCGCCACATAGCATGAACCTTGCTGCTGCTACCACTACAGAACCAAATGCAGAAATCTCTGTTTCTAACTCTGGCTCAGCTATAAATGCAGAAAATAAAGAGAACCTGATGTTTGACAATCAGAAAAGTGTTTCCAAACTCGACCCTGAGCAAGAAACTTTAGTGGTCAATGATCTGAAAGATTCACCACCTGTAGAGCCAAAAGCGCAAACGTCACATCCTGATTTATCTTGCATTACCCCTGACTCTAGTACACTGGTCAGTCTACCTGCCCAGGCTCAGTGCAATGTTACAGAAGGACATGAGAAATCCAGCGACTGCCGCACAGGAGTGGGGTCCTCCCAGAAAATAGTGGATACCTGCAAAGAATCAAGAGATCGACCATTGCTCTCAGAATCGTGTAGCTTGATCCAGGAAGAAGAAAGTGCTCATGACGTGAGTGTCTTTTCGGTTGGTTCCCTGTCTTTTATCACCTCCACACCTGTTCCTGGACTAAATAATTTTCAGTTTCAGAACAATTGCAGGGAATCTGTGCAGCAGGACCCGAACGTGTCTTTAATATTAGATGATTCTTCAACTAAAGTCCTAGGAGATCAGAGAATGATCCCCCAACAGAAGGCTCATGATGCTCACAGAGTAGACTATAAAGACCAAGGAAAACAAGAAACTTCATGTGGATCATTTCTCCCTCCCAGCATGCAAAGGAGCATGGCTCCTCCATCTGAGGCAGCAACAAAACAAATGCCTTCAACATCGGGCATCCCATCGGCGCGCCGCTCTCTAGCTCTCTACCAACACAAGAGTCAGAATCCAGCAAGGGGATTGGCATTCTCAAAAATTGCACCGAGGAGTGGAATACCGGGAAGAGGCATGATCCACCCTCCTTTGGCCAGACAAAGTTTGCCGAGAGCTACACTAGGAAACCCAAAACAAGCCATGGAGGGAACTGGAGGAAGTGGCATTACTAACAAACTCTCTCAAAGTCGACTTATAACCCCCAAAGCTGGGGCAGTTGCTGTGAAG GCAAAATCTGTTACCCATTCCCAGCTACCAGCTGCTCCTTCTATTAAACCCCCATCACGAATGGCCCCACCCACTACTGGACGTCTCTCTATTGGTGTTCATAACGCTGCTGCCAATCTGCATGAAGCTCCAAGAGCCGACACTGTTTCTGCTGTGCGTCCACCAATATCAG GCCTTAGAGCTGGGCCTCCGAGACCAGGAGCATCCTCAGGACGCCCGCCTCTTCAGCAACTTCAAAAAGCTTCTTTGAAACTTAAATCTCAAGTCCAAG GACCTGTAACTAAGAAAACTCAGAGAGAGCTTCCTACACTTAGGTCTCAAAAAGAAAGTAGCCAAAGAGCTGAAAGCAGATCCAGCACAAAACAAGCAACTTTTCCACTGGACTCCACTGAACAAGCTGCTGCCTTTCAAGAAG TGATGACTGAATCCAATCATGAGAAATCTCGGCACCCAGAG ATGAGTAGCTGTTGTCAACTTGGGAAGGCGTATGAAGACTTCAAGAGACATTATG AGTTGGCTAAATCAGAGAATGAAACATGCCGGGATGTAGAG atatGTAATTGTGCTCAGCTTCTAAAGATGTATGAAGACTTTAGGAGACTTTTTG GTCAAGTGGACTTGAGCTATACGGCTGATACGTAA
- the LOC138792263 gene encoding serine-rich adhesin for platelets-like isoform X1: MSDSGCQSSLQSVSRLGRSDMEKDLDCGSEISVQRVSKNPDSTASPGLIDEKLPSMLHEGHLSSSDSYTASGHLSISDTSFFADPTVRRKSSELNSVEISLNSSDKYFSTPMPSRERVRKKLTPVMEVDFESNMSEESKNLEKVSTTDMLDGDSYCADVLPHESPTQTPLYRSFFAAECQEIAKQIEGKKTDARQSPGKRKSEELDVSTIDAEPPPYDCTPMKSMLASEVAKMFCSMESSPDKEGLSQFGESLLDLEKTDMQIPEFNLPEFGIDNTRRYSACSPLQRSLISGNLYSIQAKRQKTEPLEKIDWGVSVNQGNKMSPLPHVGCLTPETPIEKSLYVCTTGKAITASLTNNDVHTELSNVIVGLTSLIQDTAEAPLAPVSTATSVRPVLEGTPVTRLKNLFQAAEQKLCTNTTQDIVLNYEELPPADTTHEIELSHTRRNSTSIHEVPHAFNTTQDVPVGQEKVNVVNTKRLTEIVGMGSGGTRQDIAPVHADSVFGNTTRDIAQVHDDAVSSNTTQDIALLSSNNTQVIDVAPLSGNTTQDIAPLSSNNTQVIDVATQSGNTTQDIAPQSGNTTQDIAPVHGNAISGNTTQDIAPPSGNTTQDIAPPSGNTTQDIAPQSGNTTHDITPLHEVGVAANTTQMIEVDLQIPVNTTQNVLSMHESKAANTPCKLDAELHNAMQNIASIPGTPLTVGTPINESVPQASTDSAPGTMATPDGITTSCSQDISVKQKSSMDVRPEDEATHTLHTDAVPGPVCNADPSHDEIMPAIHNHLLKDVTQTSLNVSAPHSMNLAAATTTEPNAEISVSNSGSAINAENKENLMFDNQKSVSKLDPEQETLVVNDLKDSPPVEPKAQTSHPDLSCITPDSSTLVSLPAQAQCNVTEGHEKSSDCRTGVGSSQKIVDTCKESRDRPLLSESCSLIQEEESAHDVSVFSVGSLSFITSTPVPGLNNFQFQNNCRESVQQDPNVSLILDDSSTKVLGDQRMIPQQKAHDAHRVDYKDQGKQETSCGSFLPPSMQRSMAPPSEAATKQMPSTSGIPSARRSLALYQHKSQNPARGLAFSKIAPRSGIPGRGMIHPPLARQSLPRATLGNPKQAMEGTGGSGITNKLSQSRLITPKAGAVAVKAKSVTHSQLPAAPSIKPPSRMAPPTTGRLSIGVHNAAANLHEAPRADTVSAVRPPISVGLRAGPPRPGASSGRPPLQQLQKASLKLKSQVQGPVTKKTQRELPTLRSQKESSQRAESRSSTKQATFPLDSTEQAAAFQEVMTESNHEKSRHPEMSSCCQLGKAYEDFKRHYELAKSENETCRDVEICNCAQLLKMYEDFRRLFGQVDLSYTADT, encoded by the exons GAAGAAGCTCACCCCTGTTATGGAAGTAGACTTTGAATCCAATATGTCAGAGGAATCGAAAAATCTAGAGAAAGTGTCCACAACCGATATGCTTGACGGGGACTCGTACTGTGCCGATGTCTTACCCCATGAAAGTCCCACACAGACTCCATTATATAGGAGCTTCTTTGCCGCTGAGTGCCAAGAAATAGCTAAGCAGATAGAAGGCAAAAAAACAGATGCTAGACAGTCTCCGGGCAAGCGGAAATCTGAGGAATTAGATGTTTCTACCATTGATGCTGAGCCTCCTCCGTATGACTGTACGCCAATGAAGTCCATGCTAGCAAGTGAAGTGGCCAAAATGTTCTGCTCGATGGAATCTAGCCCCGATAAGGAAGGCCTGTCACAGTTTGGGGAGAGTCTTTTGGATCTTGAAAAGACTGATATGCAAATTCCTGAATTTAACTTGCCTGAGTTTGGCATTGACAATACCAGGAGGTATTCTGCCTGCAGCCCTTTACAGCGTTCTCTCATAAGTGGTAATTTATACTCCATCCAGGCAAAGAGGCAGAAGACAGAACCTCTTGAGAAGATCGACTGGGGTGTAAGTGTTAACCAAGGGAATAAAATGTCTCCTTTGCCACATGTAGGCTGTTTAACACCAGAAACTCCCATTGAGAAGTCTTTGTATGTCTGCACCACTGGCAAAGCGATAACTGCGAGTCTTACCAACAATGACGTCCATACGGAACTCTCCAACGTTATAGTAGGACTGACTTCATTGATACAAGATACAGCTGAAGCCCCTTTAGCTCCTGTCAGTACTGCTACGAGTGTTAGGCCTGTACTTGAAGGAACTCCTGTTACACGCCTTAAGAATTTATTCCAGGCAGCTGAACAAAAGCTGTGCACCAATACCACACAAGACATTGTATTAAACTATGAGGAGCTGCCCCCTGCCGATACCACTCATGAGATTGAGCTGAGTCATACTAGACGGAATAGCACGTCAATACATGAAGTGCCACATGCCTTTAATACAACACAAGATGTACCAGTCGGTCAAGAGAAGGTCAATGTAGTTAATACTAAGCGGCTGACTGAAATAGTGGGGATGGGCTCTGGTGGTACTAGACAAGACATTGCACCAGTGCATGCTGACTCTGTTTTTGGCAATACTACACGGGACATTGCACAAGTGCATGATGACGCTGTGTCTAGCAATACTACGCAGGACATTGCACTACTGTCTAGCAATAATACACAGGTAATTGATGTTGCACCACTGTCTGGCAATACTACACAGGACATTGCACCACTGTCTAGCAATAATACACAGGTAATTGATGTTGCAACACAGTCTGGCAATACTACACAGGACATTGCACCACAGTCTGGCAATACTACACAGGACATTGCACCAGTGCATGGTAATGCTATTTCTGGCAATACTACGCAGGATATTGCACCACCGTCTGGCAATACTACGCAGGATATTGCACCACCGTCTGGCAATACTACGCAGGACATTGCACCACAGTCTGGCAATACTACTCATGACATTACACCATTGCATGAGGTGGGTGTTGCAGCCAACACAACACAGATGATCGAAGTGGATTTGCAGATTCCTGTGAATACCACACAAAACGTTCTATCCATGCATGAGAGCAAAGCTGCCAATACACCATGTAAACTGGACGCGGAGCTGCACAATGCCATGCAGAACATTGCATCGATACCTGGCACACCTTTAACAGTCGGTACTCCCATCAACGAGAGTGTTCCCCAAGCCTCAACGGATAGCGCACCAGGAACTATGGCAACTCCTGATGGGATTACAACTAGTTGCTCTCAAGATATTAGTGTAAAGCAAAAGTCTTCAATGGATGTGCGACCAGAAGATGAAGCAACCCATACTCTCCATACCGATGCCGTTCCAGGACCAGTCTGTAATGCCGACCCTTCACATGATGAGATAATGCCAGCTATTCACAATCATTTATTGAAAGACGTGACCCAGACTTCCTTAAATGTATCGGCGCCACATAGCATGAACCTTGCTGCTGCTACCACTACAGAACCAAATGCAGAAATCTCTGTTTCTAACTCTGGCTCAGCTATAAATGCAGAAAATAAAGAGAACCTGATGTTTGACAATCAGAAAAGTGTTTCCAAACTCGACCCTGAGCAAGAAACTTTAGTGGTCAATGATCTGAAAGATTCACCACCTGTAGAGCCAAAAGCGCAAACGTCACATCCTGATTTATCTTGCATTACCCCTGACTCTAGTACACTGGTCAGTCTACCTGCCCAGGCTCAGTGCAATGTTACAGAAGGACATGAGAAATCCAGCGACTGCCGCACAGGAGTGGGGTCCTCCCAGAAAATAGTGGATACCTGCAAAGAATCAAGAGATCGACCATTGCTCTCAGAATCGTGTAGCTTGATCCAGGAAGAAGAAAGTGCTCATGACGTGAGTGTCTTTTCGGTTGGTTCCCTGTCTTTTATCACCTCCACACCTGTTCCTGGACTAAATAATTTTCAGTTTCAGAACAATTGCAGGGAATCTGTGCAGCAGGACCCGAACGTGTCTTTAATATTAGATGATTCTTCAACTAAAGTCCTAGGAGATCAGAGAATGATCCCCCAACAGAAGGCTCATGATGCTCACAGAGTAGACTATAAAGACCAAGGAAAACAAGAAACTTCATGTGGATCATTTCTCCCTCCCAGCATGCAAAGGAGCATGGCTCCTCCATCTGAGGCAGCAACAAAACAAATGCCTTCAACATCGGGCATCCCATCGGCGCGCCGCTCTCTAGCTCTCTACCAACACAAGAGTCAGAATCCAGCAAGGGGATTGGCATTCTCAAAAATTGCACCGAGGAGTGGAATACCGGGAAGAGGCATGATCCACCCTCCTTTGGCCAGACAAAGTTTGCCGAGAGCTACACTAGGAAACCCAAAACAAGCCATGGAGGGAACTGGAGGAAGTGGCATTACTAACAAACTCTCTCAAAGTCGACTTATAACCCCCAAAGCTGGGGCAGTTGCTGTGAAG GCAAAATCTGTTACCCATTCCCAGCTACCAGCTGCTCCTTCTATTAAACCCCCATCACGAATGGCCCCACCCACTACTGGACGTCTCTCTATTGGTGTTCATAACGCTGCTGCCAATCTGCATGAAGCTCCAAGAGCCGACACTGTTTCTGCTGTGCGTCCACCAATATCAG TAGGCCTTAGAGCTGGGCCTCCGAGACCAGGAGCATCCTCAGGACGCCCGCCTCTTCAGCAACTTCAAAAAGCTTCTTTGAAACTTAAATCTCAAGTCCAAG GACCTGTAACTAAGAAAACTCAGAGAGAGCTTCCTACACTTAGGTCTCAAAAAGAAAGTAGCCAAAGAGCTGAAAGCAGATCCAGCACAAAACAAGCAACTTTTCCACTGGACTCCACTGAACAAGCTGCTGCCTTTCAAGAAG TGATGACTGAATCCAATCATGAGAAATCTCGGCACCCAGAG ATGAGTAGCTGTTGTCAACTTGGGAAGGCGTATGAAGACTTCAAGAGACATTATG AGTTGGCTAAATCAGAGAATGAAACATGCCGGGATGTAGAG atatGTAATTGTGCTCAGCTTCTAAAGATGTATGAAGACTTTAGGAGACTTTTTG GTCAAGTGGACTTGAGCTATACGGCTGATACGTAA
- the LOC138792263 gene encoding uncharacterized protein isoform X3: protein MSDSGCQSSLQSVSRLGRSDMEKDLDCGSEISVQRVSKNPDSTASPGLIDEKLPSMLHEGHLSSSDSYTASGHLSISDTSFFADPTVRRKSSELNSVEISLNSSDKYFSTPMPSRERVRKKLTPVMEVDFESNMSEESKNLEKVSTTDMLDGDSYCADVLPHESPTQTPLYRSFFAAECQEIAKQIEGKKTDARQSPGKRKSEELDVSTIDAEPPPYDCTPMKSMLASEVAKMFCSMESSPDKEGLSQFGESLLDLEKTDMQIPEFNLPEFGIDNTRRYSACSPLQRSLISGNLYSIQAKRQKTEPLEKIDWGVSVNQGNKMSPLPHVGCLTPETPIEKSLYVCTTGKAITASLTNNDVHTELSNVIVGLTSLIQDTAEAPLAPVSTATSVRPVLEGTPVTRLKNLFQAAEQKLCTNTTQDIVLNYEELPPADTTHEIELSHTRRNSTSIHEVPHAFNTTQDVPVGQEKVNVVNTKRLTEIVGMGSGGTRQDIAPVHADSVFGNTTRDIAQVHDDAVSSNTTQDIALLSSNNTQVIDVAPLSGNTTQDIAPLSSNNTQVIDVATQSGNTTQDIAPQSGNTTQDIAPVHGNAISGNTTQDIAPPSGNTTQDIAPPSGNTTQDIAPQSGNTTHDITPLHEVGVAANTTQMIEVDLQIPVNTTQNVLSMHESKAANTPCKLDAELHNAMQNIASIPGTPLTVGTPINESVPQASTDSAPGTMATPDGITTSCSQDISVKQKSSMDVRPEDEATHTLHTDAVPGPVCNADPSHDEIMPAIHNHLLKDVTQTSLNVSAPHSMNLAAATTTEPNAEISVSNSGSAINAENKENLMFDNQKSVSKLDPEQETLVVNDLKDSPPVEPKAQTSHPDLSCITPDSSTLVSLPAQAQCNVTEGHEKSSDCRTGVGSSQKIVDTCKESRDRPLLSESCSLIQEEESAHDVSVFSVGSLSFITSTPVPGLNNFQFQNNCRESVQQDPNVSLILDDSSTKVLGDQRMIPQQKAHDAHRVDYKDQGKQETSCGSFLPPSMQRSMAPPSEAATKQMPSTSGIPSARRSLALYQHKSQNPARGLAFSKIAPRSGIPGRGMIHPPLARQSLPRATLGNPKQAMEGTGGSGITNKLSQSRLITPKAGAVAVKIFVFLFRQNLLPIPSYQLLLLLNPHHEWPHPLLDVSLLVFITLLPICMKLQEPTLFLLCVHQYQALELGLRDQEHPQDARLFSNFKKLL from the exons GAAGAAGCTCACCCCTGTTATGGAAGTAGACTTTGAATCCAATATGTCAGAGGAATCGAAAAATCTAGAGAAAGTGTCCACAACCGATATGCTTGACGGGGACTCGTACTGTGCCGATGTCTTACCCCATGAAAGTCCCACACAGACTCCATTATATAGGAGCTTCTTTGCCGCTGAGTGCCAAGAAATAGCTAAGCAGATAGAAGGCAAAAAAACAGATGCTAGACAGTCTCCGGGCAAGCGGAAATCTGAGGAATTAGATGTTTCTACCATTGATGCTGAGCCTCCTCCGTATGACTGTACGCCAATGAAGTCCATGCTAGCAAGTGAAGTGGCCAAAATGTTCTGCTCGATGGAATCTAGCCCCGATAAGGAAGGCCTGTCACAGTTTGGGGAGAGTCTTTTGGATCTTGAAAAGACTGATATGCAAATTCCTGAATTTAACTTGCCTGAGTTTGGCATTGACAATACCAGGAGGTATTCTGCCTGCAGCCCTTTACAGCGTTCTCTCATAAGTGGTAATTTATACTCCATCCAGGCAAAGAGGCAGAAGACAGAACCTCTTGAGAAGATCGACTGGGGTGTAAGTGTTAACCAAGGGAATAAAATGTCTCCTTTGCCACATGTAGGCTGTTTAACACCAGAAACTCCCATTGAGAAGTCTTTGTATGTCTGCACCACTGGCAAAGCGATAACTGCGAGTCTTACCAACAATGACGTCCATACGGAACTCTCCAACGTTATAGTAGGACTGACTTCATTGATACAAGATACAGCTGAAGCCCCTTTAGCTCCTGTCAGTACTGCTACGAGTGTTAGGCCTGTACTTGAAGGAACTCCTGTTACACGCCTTAAGAATTTATTCCAGGCAGCTGAACAAAAGCTGTGCACCAATACCACACAAGACATTGTATTAAACTATGAGGAGCTGCCCCCTGCCGATACCACTCATGAGATTGAGCTGAGTCATACTAGACGGAATAGCACGTCAATACATGAAGTGCCACATGCCTTTAATACAACACAAGATGTACCAGTCGGTCAAGAGAAGGTCAATGTAGTTAATACTAAGCGGCTGACTGAAATAGTGGGGATGGGCTCTGGTGGTACTAGACAAGACATTGCACCAGTGCATGCTGACTCTGTTTTTGGCAATACTACACGGGACATTGCACAAGTGCATGATGACGCTGTGTCTAGCAATACTACGCAGGACATTGCACTACTGTCTAGCAATAATACACAGGTAATTGATGTTGCACCACTGTCTGGCAATACTACACAGGACATTGCACCACTGTCTAGCAATAATACACAGGTAATTGATGTTGCAACACAGTCTGGCAATACTACACAGGACATTGCACCACAGTCTGGCAATACTACACAGGACATTGCACCAGTGCATGGTAATGCTATTTCTGGCAATACTACGCAGGATATTGCACCACCGTCTGGCAATACTACGCAGGATATTGCACCACCGTCTGGCAATACTACGCAGGACATTGCACCACAGTCTGGCAATACTACTCATGACATTACACCATTGCATGAGGTGGGTGTTGCAGCCAACACAACACAGATGATCGAAGTGGATTTGCAGATTCCTGTGAATACCACACAAAACGTTCTATCCATGCATGAGAGCAAAGCTGCCAATACACCATGTAAACTGGACGCGGAGCTGCACAATGCCATGCAGAACATTGCATCGATACCTGGCACACCTTTAACAGTCGGTACTCCCATCAACGAGAGTGTTCCCCAAGCCTCAACGGATAGCGCACCAGGAACTATGGCAACTCCTGATGGGATTACAACTAGTTGCTCTCAAGATATTAGTGTAAAGCAAAAGTCTTCAATGGATGTGCGACCAGAAGATGAAGCAACCCATACTCTCCATACCGATGCCGTTCCAGGACCAGTCTGTAATGCCGACCCTTCACATGATGAGATAATGCCAGCTATTCACAATCATTTATTGAAAGACGTGACCCAGACTTCCTTAAATGTATCGGCGCCACATAGCATGAACCTTGCTGCTGCTACCACTACAGAACCAAATGCAGAAATCTCTGTTTCTAACTCTGGCTCAGCTATAAATGCAGAAAATAAAGAGAACCTGATGTTTGACAATCAGAAAAGTGTTTCCAAACTCGACCCTGAGCAAGAAACTTTAGTGGTCAATGATCTGAAAGATTCACCACCTGTAGAGCCAAAAGCGCAAACGTCACATCCTGATTTATCTTGCATTACCCCTGACTCTAGTACACTGGTCAGTCTACCTGCCCAGGCTCAGTGCAATGTTACAGAAGGACATGAGAAATCCAGCGACTGCCGCACAGGAGTGGGGTCCTCCCAGAAAATAGTGGATACCTGCAAAGAATCAAGAGATCGACCATTGCTCTCAGAATCGTGTAGCTTGATCCAGGAAGAAGAAAGTGCTCATGACGTGAGTGTCTTTTCGGTTGGTTCCCTGTCTTTTATCACCTCCACACCTGTTCCTGGACTAAATAATTTTCAGTTTCAGAACAATTGCAGGGAATCTGTGCAGCAGGACCCGAACGTGTCTTTAATATTAGATGATTCTTCAACTAAAGTCCTAGGAGATCAGAGAATGATCCCCCAACAGAAGGCTCATGATGCTCACAGAGTAGACTATAAAGACCAAGGAAAACAAGAAACTTCATGTGGATCATTTCTCCCTCCCAGCATGCAAAGGAGCATGGCTCCTCCATCTGAGGCAGCAACAAAACAAATGCCTTCAACATCGGGCATCCCATCGGCGCGCCGCTCTCTAGCTCTCTACCAACACAAGAGTCAGAATCCAGCAAGGGGATTGGCATTCTCAAAAATTGCACCGAGGAGTGGAATACCGGGAAGAGGCATGATCCACCCTCCTTTGGCCAGACAAAGTTTGCCGAGAGCTACACTAGGAAACCCAAAACAAGCCATGGAGGGAACTGGAGGAAGTGGCATTACTAACAAACTCTCTCAAAGTCGACTTATAACCCCCAAAGCTGGGGCAGTTGCTGTGAAG ATATTTGTATTTCTTTTTAGGCAAAATCTGTTACCCATTCCCAGCTACCAGCTGCTCCTTCTATTAAACCCCCATCACGAATGGCCCCACCCACTACTGGACGTCTCTCTATTGGTGTTCATAACGCTGCTGCCAATCTGCATGAAGCTCCAAGAGCCGACACTGTTTCTGCTGTGCGTCCACCAATATCAG GCCTTAGAGCTGGGCCTCCGAGACCAGGAGCATCCTCAGGACGCCCGCCTCTTCAGCAACTTCAAAAAGCTTCTTTGA